In a genomic window of Virgibacillus sp. SK37:
- a CDS encoding VanZ family protein → MKVLVVNLKLKRVVIFPFLVYISVVLFVNFVSDDTILIGDRFIGNTYKGISHNYIPLTSIGTYLFNFQSYNFDTWFYNTFGNVLLFIPMGILLPILFAKQIRLLSTVVIIMLFSFTIETMQFITQLGVFNVDDIILNTIGGFLGYMILVLSKNMRRLYH, encoded by the coding sequence TTGAAGGTATTAGTTGTTAATTTAAAATTAAAAAGGGTTGTTATCTTCCCGTTTTTGGTTTATATTTCTGTTGTGTTATTTGTGAACTTTGTAAGTGATGATACTATTCTTATCGGAGACAGATTTATAGGAAACACGTATAAAGGAATATCACATAATTACATACCTTTAACTAGTATAGGAACATATCTATTTAATTTCCAAAGTTATAATTTTGATACTTGGTTTTATAACACTTTTGGTAATGTTTTATTATTTATCCCAATGGGCATTTTACTTCCAATCCTATTTGCTAAGCAAATAAGGTTATTATCAACAGTAGTTATTATAATGTTATTTAGTTTCACTATTGAAACAATGCAATTTATTACTCAACTAGGTGTATTTAATGTAGACGATATTATATTAAATACAATTGGTGGATTTCTAGGTTATATGATTTTAGTTTTATCTAAAAACATGAGAAGGTTATACCACTAA
- a CDS encoding TetR/AcrR family transcriptional regulator, whose protein sequence is MKLPTKDKIMEAMIELVNEKGYKGATTREIADRAGVNEVTIFRHFGNKKGIVEAIIQKFGFVDSLENTFEEKVIWDVEKDLKMLVREYQFLLEQKKTIILLGLREADKFPELDILLKQLPQKYIEMLEIYFEKMIEKGKIEKLDPTIVATNFAFINFGYFLMKTRVHPTAKELPIDDFVESNIDFFIKSLQ, encoded by the coding sequence TTGAAGTTACCGACAAAAGATAAAATTATGGAAGCGATGATAGAACTTGTCAATGAAAAAGGATATAAGGGTGCGACCACGAGAGAAATTGCTGATCGAGCTGGTGTAAATGAAGTTACTATATTCCGCCATTTTGGAAATAAGAAAGGGATTGTAGAAGCAATAATTCAAAAATTCGGATTCGTTGATTCGCTTGAAAATACATTTGAAGAAAAGGTTATTTGGGATGTAGAAAAAGACTTAAAAATGTTAGTAAGGGAATATCAATTTTTATTAGAACAAAAGAAAACGATTATTTTACTAGGTTTAAGGGAAGCAGATAAATTTCCCGAATTAGATATATTACTTAAACAGTTACCGCAAAAGTATATAGAGATGCTAGAAATTTATTTTGAAAAAATGATTGAAAAAGGAAAAATTGAAAAATTAGATCCTACTATTGTCGCCACGAACTTTGCTTTTATTAATTTTGGCTATTTTTTAATGAAAACAAGGGTTCATCCAACAGCGAAGGAATTACCTATCGACGACTTTGTCGAAAGTAATATAGACTTTTTTATTAAATCGCTTCAGTAA
- a CDS encoding GGDEF domain-containing protein — translation MGYKGRITGITFVAIIIIVIRTFVKIHFGATPHSIPLPAIILMIIGWYLGREYDKSVYKANRDPLTGLFNRRYVLDNIQKSFSKANRKSNKLAIILLDVNDFKQINDNFGHETGDQVLKCISDLLIDSFLSEDIVARWGGDEFLIVSPFADEKRLNQKISHFKNSLKSKDLKYNGLSVSIGKAIYPSDDNTFESLISKADANMYRFKSHYNSNT, via the coding sequence ATGGGATATAAAGGACGTATTACCGGTATTACATTTGTAGCCATCATAATTATAGTTATTAGAACATTTGTAAAAATACACTTTGGTGCAACTCCTCACAGTATTCCTTTACCCGCTATCATCCTGATGATAATTGGATGGTATCTAGGAAGGGAATACGACAAATCTGTGTATAAAGCAAACAGAGATCCTCTAACAGGGCTATTCAATCGACGCTATGTATTAGATAATATTCAAAAATCCTTTTCGAAGGCTAACAGGAAAAGTAATAAGCTAGCGATAATACTTTTGGATGTTAATGATTTTAAGCAAATTAATGACAACTTTGGGCATGAAACTGGGGATCAAGTTTTAAAGTGTATTTCTGACCTACTAATAGATAGCTTTCTATCTGAAGATATTGTTGCAAGATGGGGAGGCGATGAATTTCTAATAGTTTCTCCTTTTGCTGATGAAAAAAGATTAAATCAAAAGATAAGTCATTTTAAAAATTCACTGAAAAGCAAAGACTTGAAGTACAATGGTTTATCTGTTTCAATTGGAAAAGCTATTTACCCCTCAGATGACAATACTTTTGAAAGTTTAATTTCCAAAGCAGATGCTAATATGTATAGGTTCAAATCCCATTATAATTCAAATACTTAG
- a CDS encoding DUF2812 domain-containing protein, translating to MTDKEYKYVETHGVEIDDNGDKDMDMLSDYAKEGWILEGTHILGYRLVKTEPQNLIYSVDMEDNPNEEYFGMFEESGWKHVCSSRHMHFFSAAEGTTPIYTEEDSLIEKYKLMKGKYLKFTKRMVYFYLLTVIMALFSKIIEWFPMFIGEISLIVGTMSLMALPFTVLPYLSYRGKYKGAIKSHFNVY from the coding sequence ATGACTGATAAAGAATATAAATATGTAGAGACACATGGTGTTGAGATTGACGATAATGGCGATAAAGATATGGATATGCTAAGTGATTATGCAAAAGAAGGTTGGATATTAGAAGGAACACATATATTAGGGTACAGATTAGTGAAAACAGAACCACAAAATCTCATTTACAGCGTGGATATGGAAGATAATCCTAATGAGGAGTATTTTGGTATGTTTGAAGAATCAGGATGGAAGCATGTTTGCTCCAGTCGTCATATGCACTTTTTCTCAGCTGCTGAAGGAACAACGCCCATCTATACCGAGGAAGATAGTTTAATTGAGAAATATAAATTGATGAAAGGGAAATATCTGAAATTTACAAAACGAATGGTTTATTTTTATTTACTAACCGTAATTATGGCTTTATTTTCTAAAATTATAGAATGGTTTCCAATGTTCATTGGAGAGATAAGTTTAATAGTTGGAACAATGTCGCTTATGGCACTTCCTTTTACAGTATTACCGTATCTTTCATATAGGGGGAAATATAAAGGTGCAATTAAGAGTCATTTTAATGTGTATTAA
- a CDS encoding TatD family hydrolase, with protein sequence MQNYVDFHVHIDYYKNYKEIFDYYDREKIYALFVTNFPEVYRKARKTFPSSKYVKMALGYHPEMVEIKPFNRKEFDRLFNDTKYLGEVGLDFSKGFNKYRDEQIKAFRYICQKAVEGNKIMSIHSRSAEMDVLKILNEYKVKYAVFHWYTGSITLLHKILDAGYYLSLNPSMLKSKKGKEIINNVPLERLLIETDGPYSRVKKRHILPNDIPLVYSDFELFLGIENLKAIVFKNLNELLINQINDD encoded by the coding sequence ATGCAGAATTACGTTGATTTTCATGTGCATATAGATTATTACAAAAATTATAAAGAAATTTTCGATTATTATGATAGGGAAAAGATTTATGCTCTATTTGTTACAAACTTTCCAGAGGTTTATAGAAAGGCAAGAAAGACCTTTCCAAGTTCCAAGTATGTGAAAATGGCTTTAGGATACCATCCTGAAATGGTTGAGATAAAGCCTTTTAATCGAAAAGAATTTGATAGGCTTTTTAATGATACAAAATACTTAGGAGAAGTCGGACTTGATTTCTCAAAAGGGTTTAATAAATATCGTGATGAACAAATCAAAGCCTTTCGTTATATTTGTCAAAAAGCGGTTGAAGGTAATAAAATAATGTCTATTCATTCCAGAAGTGCAGAAATGGATGTCTTAAAAATATTAAATGAATATAAAGTAAAATATGCTGTTTTTCACTGGTACACAGGTAGCATTACTTTACTTCATAAAATACTTGATGCTGGCTATTATTTGTCTTTAAACCCTTCAATGTTGAAATCGAAAAAGGGAAAAGAAATTATAAACAATGTACCTTTGGAAAGGCTGTTAATAGAAACTGATGGGCCGTACAGTAGAGTAAAAAAACGTCACATTCTTCCTAACGACATTCCATTGGTATATAGTGACTTTGAACTGTTTTTAGGGATAGAAAATTTGAAGGCTATTGTTTTCAAAAACTTAAATGAATTACTTATCAATCAAATTAATGATGACTGA
- a CDS encoding sigma factor-like helix-turn-helix DNA-binding protein encodes MDETEYKSFLYIYSHLKDILSERERFILDSIYGVSGEFLNDTQVAKILNISNSRVGQIRRKAERKLGKKLLELYDEVI; translated from the coding sequence ATGGATGAAACTGAATACAAAAGTTTTCTATATATTTATAGTCATTTAAAAGACATTCTTAGCGAAAGAGAGCGTTTTATATTAGATTCAATTTATGGAGTATCAGGAGAGTTTTTAAATGATACGCAAGTTGCTAAAATACTAAATATATCAAATTCCAGAGTAGGCCAAATCAGGAGAAAGGCTGAACGGAAGTTAGGTAAAAAACTATTAGAACTGTATGATGAAGTTATCTAA
- a CDS encoding YhgE/Pip domain-containing protein: MKVLKSFFKEKETLLGISAAVAFQLIFVIVWLTGYDGVYDRTDQFSIGIVDDDVVLGEEIKNELKDRDLFQVIEFEELNQAKQELDERNVNMIIHLPDQMMEQLQANKNVTIDYYINQSVPTLTKQMMETAANRVNDEFNQQVRETMNTQMAETIPQMVAAESPNEEMEAVVVEGLASQVVELMQENTQITPIQANVLKMNNKEGFAVTMVPLLIVLASYISAMLISQYLQFTNGKLIGKYTRSSLFIGRQIINVILAIGISLLTVCLMYLFNIEMDHNFFALWGIQATLLFSFLAISQVFVMLFGNPGMIFNIALTAIQLVSSGAIVPRELLSPFYQGLGSILPATYGVNSYFSLIYGGGDLSSDLKHLCFIIAVLLGIAIAVQIIFYFWDRLRSPKTSIVKN; encoded by the coding sequence ATGAAGGTACTTAAAAGTTTTTTCAAGGAGAAAGAAACATTATTAGGTATTTCAGCAGCGGTTGCTTTTCAGCTTATTTTCGTTATTGTCTGGTTAACAGGTTATGACGGTGTCTATGATCGGACAGATCAATTTTCCATTGGTATTGTAGATGATGATGTAGTACTTGGAGAAGAAATCAAAAATGAATTGAAAGATAGGGATTTATTTCAGGTAATAGAATTTGAGGAATTAAACCAAGCAAAACAAGAATTAGATGAGAGAAACGTCAATATGATCATTCATCTTCCAGACCAAATGATGGAGCAGTTGCAAGCGAATAAAAATGTAACGATTGATTATTATATCAATCAATCCGTTCCAACTTTGACCAAACAAATGATGGAGACAGCTGCAAATAGGGTAAACGATGAATTCAATCAACAAGTCAGAGAAACGATGAATACACAAATGGCAGAAACCATTCCACAGATGGTAGCGGCCGAGTCTCCAAATGAAGAAATGGAAGCAGTAGTAGTCGAGGGGTTAGCAAGCCAAGTAGTAGAATTGATGCAGGAGAACACCCAAATTACGCCTATACAAGCAAATGTGTTGAAAATGAATAATAAAGAAGGATTTGCTGTAACCATGGTTCCGCTATTAATCGTATTAGCTTCTTATATTAGTGCAATGCTGATTAGCCAATACTTACAATTTACGAATGGAAAATTAATCGGTAAGTATACCCGGTCATCTCTTTTCATTGGAAGGCAAATCATTAATGTCATATTAGCTATTGGGATATCTTTATTAACTGTTTGCCTCATGTATTTGTTTAACATTGAAATGGATCATAACTTTTTCGCCTTATGGGGTATTCAAGCTACTTTGCTCTTTAGCTTCTTAGCAATATCACAAGTTTTTGTAATGTTATTTGGCAACCCGGGAATGATTTTTAATATTGCTTTAACAGCAATTCAATTGGTCAGTTCAGGAGCAATTGTCCCTCGTGAACTATTATCACCCTTTTATCAAGGACTTGGTAGCATCCTTCCTGCAACGTACGGTGTAAATAGTTATTTTAGTTTAATTTATGGTGGTGGAGACCTTAGTTCGGATTTGAAGCATTTATGTTTTATTATTGCTGTTCTGTTGGGTATCGCAATTGCTGTACAAATCATATTTTACTTTTGGGATAGATTGAGATCACCAAAAACATCCATTGTTAAGAACTAA
- a CDS encoding PadR family transcriptional regulator, with translation MPRNDMVKSGRLTDIAYYILLSLIKENHGYSIMKTVKQITNGEVEIGPASLYSTLKKLVNENMIEQVVDQSFNTKTYIITKKGSETLKNEYDRRKRMIQHADQILQREDGHD, from the coding sequence ATGCCAAGAAATGATATGGTAAAGTCAGGAAGGTTAACAGATATAGCTTATTACATCTTGTTATCCCTCATTAAAGAGAATCATGGATATTCGATTATGAAAACAGTGAAACAGATAACAAATGGGGAAGTGGAAATTGGACCGGCTTCATTATACAGTACTTTAAAAAAACTAGTTAATGAGAATATGATTGAACAAGTAGTTGATCAGTCTTTCAACACGAAAACATACATCATAACGAAAAAGGGATCTGAAACTTTAAAGAACGAGTATGATCGACGTAAAAGAATGATTCAACATGCGGATCAAATATTACAGAGGGAGGACGGACATGACTGA